One region of Nycticebus coucang isolate mNycCou1 chromosome 10, mNycCou1.pri, whole genome shotgun sequence genomic DNA includes:
- the GPA33 gene encoding cell surface A33 antigen, whose amino-acid sequence MMEKMWPVLWTLCAVWVAVGAIIVETPQDIIRAFRGESVTLPCTYHTSTTDRSGFIQWDKLLWSNSERVVTWNFMTKQYIYGGLYENRVNISANAEQSDASITISQLTMDDNGTYECTVSLLADLVGTLKSRARLLVLVLPSKPDCTIQGETVIGNDIQLTCQSKEGSPAPQYSWKSYNVLNQERPLAQPVSGQPLSLKNISTDTSGYYICVSSNEAGMASCNITVAVRMPSMNMALYAGIAGGVVGALIIIGIIIYCCCCRGSDDKAEDREDARPNRAAYQEPPEQLRELSSGREEEKDSYRHEDQRGHGDSYRNEDQRGHGDSYRNEDQRGHGDSYRREDQRGHGDSYRNEDQRGHGDSYRNEDQRGHGDSYRREDQRGHGDSYRREDQRGHGDSYRNEDQRGHGDSYRHEDQRGHGDSYRHEDQRGHGDSYRHEDQRGHGDSYRHEDQRGHGDSYRHEDQRGHGDSYRHEDQRGHGDSYRHEDQRGHGDSYRHEDQRGHGDSYRHEDQRGNGDSYRHEDQRGYGDSYRHEDQRGYGRESPAPPGR is encoded by the exons TCTGGGTGGCTGTCGGTGCCATCATTGTGGAAACCCCGCAGGACATTATTCGGGCTTTCCGGGGAGAGAGTGTCACCCTTCCATGCACCTACCACACTTCAACCACTGATCGGAGTGGATTTATCCAATGGGATAAACTTCTCTGGAGTAATTCG gaAAGGGTGGTCACCTGGAATTTTATGACCAAACAGTACATTTATGGTGGCCTTTATGAGAACCGTGTCAACATTTCAGCCAATGCTGAGCAGTCAGATGCCTCCATCACCATTAGCCAGCTGACCATGGATGACAACGGCACCTATGAGTGTACTGTCTCACTGCTGGCAGACCTGGTTGGCACCTTAAAGTCACGTGCCCGCCTCTTGGTCCTCG TGTTACCTTCTAAGCCAGACTGCACCATCCAGGGAGAAACTGTAATTGGGAACGATATCCAGCTGACCTGCCAATCGAAGGAGGGCTCCCCAGCCCCTCAGTACAGCTGGAAGAGCTACAATGTCCTGAACCAAGAGCGGCCACTGGCCCAACCAG TCTCAGGCCAGCCCCTCTCCCTTAAGAACATCTCCACAGACACATCGGGCTACTACATCTGCGTCTCCAGCAATGAGGCGGGGATGGCGTCCTGCAACATCACAGTGGCCGTCAGAATGC CCTCCATGAACATGGCACTGTACGCGGGCATCGCGGGGGGCGTGGTTGGAGCCCTCATCATCATCGGCATCATCAtctactgctgctgctgccggGGGAGCGACGACAAGGCCGAGGACAGGGAGGACGCGAGGCC GAATCGGGCAGCCTACCAGGAGCCACCAGAACAGCTGAGAgagctttccagtgggagagaagaggagaaggacAGCTACAGGCATGAAGACCAGAGGGGCCATGGGGACAGCTATAGGAATGAAGACCAGAGGGGCCATGGGGACAGCTACAGGAATGAAGACCAGAGGGGCCATGGGGACAGCTACAGGCGTGAAGACCAGAGGGGCCATGGGGACAGCTATAGGAATGAAGACCAGAGGGGCCATGGGGACAGCTATAGGAATGAAGACCAGAGGGGCCATGGGGACAGCTACAGGCGTGAAGACCAGAGGGGCCATGGGGACAGCTATAGGCGTGAAGACCAGAGGGGCCATGGGGACAGCTATAGGAATGAAGACCAGAGGGGCCATGGGGACAGCTATAGGCATGAAGACCAGAGGGGCCATGGGGACAGCTACAGGCATGAAGACCAGAGAGGCCATGGGGACAGCTACAGGCATGAAGACCAGAGGGGCCATGGGGACAGCTACAGGCATGAAGACCAGAGGGGCCATGGGGACAGCTACAGGCATGAAGACCAGAGGGGCCATGGGGACAGCTACAGGCATGAAGACCAGAGGGGCCATGGGGACAGCTACAGGCATGAAGACCAGAGGGGCCATGGGGATAGCTACAGGCATGAAGACCAGAGGGGCCATGGGGACAGCTACAGGCATGAAGACCAGAGGGGCAATGGGGACAGCTACAGGCATGAAGACCAGAGGGGCTATGGGGACAGCTACAGGCATGAAGACCAGAGGGGCTATGGGCGAGAATCCCCTGCTCCCCCCGGCCGGTGA